The Thermotoga maritima MSB8 region CGCTTGAAGACTTCGCAAAACTGTGGCTCAGAACGGGTGAAGAAGCACCAGAGAGTGAGGAAGAACCGATCGAAAGAGAAAAGTTCATAGTGGCGCACAACCTCAGATGGCAAAGCGGTTACTACGTGGATGACGAAGGAAACGTGTACTGTCCCGTTTGTCTCTCAAAGAATTCCCTGATAAAGCAAGAGGGATGCGTGAGCTGTAAGAACTGCGGCTGGTCAAAGTGTGAGTGAGGAGATGAGAGCATGAAGGTTGTGCCAGCCCAGAGGTGTGTATACTCGTTTTCAGCGAACATGGCACCCGTAGAAGAGGTATACCCTGGTGAACAGGTCGTGTTCGAAACACTCGACGCACTCGGTGGTAGTTACGATAAAATCGATTTTTCGAAGGTGAATCCAGCGACGGGACCTGTATTTGTCAACGGTGTAAAGCCCGGAGACACACTGAAGGTTCGGATAAAGAGGATAGAACTTCCCCGAAGAGGAATGATCGTAACTGGCAAGGGATTCGGAGTTCTCGGTGACGAAGTAGAGGGTTTTCACACAAAAGAACTGGAAATAGAGAAATGGGCCGTTCTGTTCGATGGTGTGAGGATTCCGATTCACCCGATGGTAGGAGTGATCGGGGTTGCTCCTCAGGAAGGCGAGTACCCAACGGGAACGGCCCACAGACACGGAGGAAACATGGACACGAAAGAGATAACAGAAAACGTCACAGTGCACCTTCCAGTGTTCCAGGAAGGTGCACTTCTTGCTCTGGGAGACGTCCACGCGACGATGGGAGACGGAGAAGTGTGTGTCTCCGCGTGCGAAGTCCCTGCAAAAGTGGTCGTGGAGATCGATGTATCCAAAGAAGAAATCAAATGGCCCGTGGTTGAGACAAACGATGCCTACTACATCATCGTTTCTCTTCCAGATATCGAAGAGGCTCTGAAAGAAGTCACACGCGAAACAGTGTGGTTTATCCAGAGGCGGAAAACCATTCCCTTCACAGATGCCTACATGCTCGCCAGTCTCTCCGTCGATGTGGGTATCTCTCAGCTCGTGAATCCCGCTAAGACTGCGAAGGCTCGCATTCCAAAATACATCTTCACGGGGGTATGAGGATGCTCTACGACCTTGCAAAACAGCGAAAGACCGTGAGAAAATTCAAAGAAGAAAAGCCTTCCATTGAGAAGTTGATGTACTGTCTGAAAGTGGCGAACGAGGCT contains the following coding sequences:
- a CDS encoding acetamidase/formamidase family protein, which gives rise to MKVVPAQRCVYSFSANMAPVEEVYPGEQVVFETLDALGGSYDKIDFSKVNPATGPVFVNGVKPGDTLKVRIKRIELPRRGMIVTGKGFGVLGDEVEGFHTKELEIEKWAVLFDGVRIPIHPMVGVIGVAPQEGEYPTGTAHRHGGNMDTKEITENVTVHLPVFQEGALLALGDVHATMGDGEVCVSACEVPAKVVVEIDVSKEEIKWPVVETNDAYYIIVSLPDIEEALKEVTRETVWFIQRRKTIPFTDAYMLASLSVDVGISQLVNPAKTAKARIPKYIFTGV